Below is a window of Camelina sativa cultivar DH55 chromosome 11, Cs, whole genome shotgun sequence DNA.
GGTTTGAGGGGAggtttgttgggatacaaacaatgtcccacatctgaaaattagaaaataatgttctaatatataagccaagaccaactcaaattagtatgaggccttttgggaaggagcccaataagaaatccgtgCGGGCTTTGCCATTTGGACCCACAGCGGACAATATCATAATAGGAGAGTTGAATTGGGCTTGAAAAGCTCAACACTTATTCTTCTCAAGGTTAATTTGGTATGCATAGAAATTTAATATGCCGACAATACTAAAACGTAAGATTATTAGAAATTTAATCTTATGCGGACCAATGATATTCCCATGGTGTTTAGTCCTGGGATCTGATCAACATTAACTGTCGTCACATTTGAGCCAACTTGATTATTGGTGTTCCCGGGAGTTTAAGTGTCGTCACAACATCAAAGTTAGTCATaagaagaaaagtagaaaaataTTAACCGGAAGTTTCATTTCGTACTGCCATTTAGATCATCAGTGGCCACACAGAAGTCTTGTAGTGGACTTGGATCATAAGCATTGGCAAAGGAGATGACTAAAGCAATTATGGAAATAGGgatgagagattgagaaaccatcatttttgttttcaagcaCAAGGTTTATGTTAATACTCTCTCTAAATTTGTTATGCATGTGTTGATGGTGAATGGTCAGTGGTTTAAAATTTATAGGACAAGAGCATAAGTCATATTTGACATGGAGGaactaaaaccaaatatttaatGGCATTACACAGAGTGTGGTGGACTTTTAGTTAGAAGAGAGTATTTTACCGAAATAAAGACTAGTAGTTGGAAACTTGAAATTCCATTAGGAAGATTGGCCAAATGTTTATGAGTAGAAGTCAAAGAACATTAAAAATTGGACGTTGTCGCTGGCACCAAGATCTAAAACTCTGCTGCTTGTCTGGATCATTGATCCCTCTAACATTCCAACAAAACATCAGTATTACAAAACATTACAACAAATTTGCTCATTGATAGCACCATTTGATAGCACTAATTCTGTAACTGATGTTAAAGAATAGTTTTGGATTTTAGCAATTATATTACAGCACTTTATTAGTGTTAAGCCCATTTATAGCATAAGCGGGAAGCGAAAATCACTTTGACGGCccaaaattttattcaattgaTCTAACACTTAGCCAAAAATTTTATTCAACCGCTCGATATTGGACTAAGTCTcaaaattttttattcaaacacttagaacaaaaaaaataaaaagtctcGATATTTGACTAAGTCTCAAAACCTAGACCAAATCTACCACCGTCGCCGTCGCAGACGAAATTTTTGATTCCGACGTCTTCGATTTCCTTCTATCTTTGTATCTTCTTTTTCGATTTCCTTCTGTCTCTGTGTCGCGCGTGgtctgtatcttcttctttgatttctccGTCGAGCTATATCTTCTCCGCTTCGATTTCTCAGACGAAAGTAGCCTAAAATTAGACagctaattgtttttttttttcaatttcattctAATCTTCAATCAGTAACCTAAATTTCACTTTTAATCTCGTTTTGTGAGGTGTCAAGCTCGtccaacaacaaagacaaacttgaaagaagagaaatctaAAACCTAAACAACAAATCTGTAAGTTTGTTCACGTTTTAGGTTTTGTGAGGTGTCCTCTTCATGTGCTTGAACTGATTTTTGCTTGATTTTGGTCGAATCTGAAAATTGCATGTTTGTGTCCTCTTCATGTGCTTGATTTCTGAAATCTGTCGAAAGTAAATTTCACTTTTAATCTTGTTTGTGTCCTCTTCATGTGCTTGATTTCTCAAATCTGCTTTATTTAGATTACTGTATTGAATTTTGTTAACTGTTTAAAAACTTATGATTAGTTTTAGATTCAActgtttaaaaactaaaatgcTGGACAAGGAATGGGTTCATCTTAGCAGGTATGTAATTGATTACATACTTTTAGGATTTCAATAAAGGAATATCGACATTAAGTTATCTTCGTTTGTGTCGTTCTTTCTTCCAAATATAATGAAGACTTGATCTAGCAAACGAAATAGGTGCTTGGAAATTTGTCCGGATGGTGGCTGCTGAGTTAGGAGATAGTGGCATGGTAATATGCCCATGCGTTGACTGTAAAAATGTAGATCGTCATTCGTGTAGTGTTGTGGTTGCTCATCTAGTAACTAGAGGCATGGATGAGACTGGGGAAAGATTGGTATCATCACGGTGAAGTGAACTCATGGGCTGAATTCGTTGAGAAATTAAATCGGTGGAATGATGAGATTTGTGGTTTATATCAAGATGCTGAGTTTATGGATGAAGAGCCGTTAAGAAATTGTGAGAATGCTGAGGGGGAAGACAAGATAAATGATGAGTTCTACGCAAAGCTAGCTGATGCAGAAACCCCTTTATATCCAAGCTGTTCTTCCCATAGCAAGCTATCAGCCATTGTGACATTGTTTAGAATGAAGACACAGAATGGCTGGTGCGACAAAAGCTTCAATGATCTCCTTGAGACATTGTCAGAAATGTTACCGGATggttgatatgctcaaatttaccctagagctactctctcaaattaagagatcactgtagtatTTAGGGATCATATCCACAAgtactctagatcacacaatagatttattaatcttttaattaagctaaacagaaataaattgtattaaaatcaaaagagcaagaaaagcaataaaaataagagttaattcaataaaagagaagataggTTCAGAGAAATTCTCAGGAATTCATAcaaatcagttaaaataattgttaggatttattaagaacaattctagaactcaaatcacaaaGGTAAAATTAACCAGCTCTCGCTGCGAATATTATCTAAGTCTAAAAACTTGaattccaaatctctttgcaaattttaatgataaaacTAGCATTAAATTCAGGTTTGATAAGTTTacaaaatccctaaatcaaatctctttgtaaatagGTATTTTGCTCATCTAAGATTATTTCAGGAAATTAATAACACTCTCATGTCTATCAATTAACCTAAGATCAGATTCTAGGTTGCTCTCGCTACTCTAGAATACACAATAAACCAATCTAGACGAAGAATTCTATAGATAATAACCTAACAATCTGATAACCTAAAAATTCATGAATTcctttgaaaaccctaaacctaacaagagatctactcagacatgatcaatgaaacacaaataatgaataaaatagatagcattaagagattaaaagaagtagaagaggagttctgaatcttctctggaacGAGTcatgattcttctctccaaaaactctctaaatctctcagggttttttctctcaaaaattgaagggaaaaataaagcttaggtctaaagaATGACCATAAAATCccatttatatttctaaaacacGTCTAGCGACtcatgatgcaaatatggaaaactttggggcagctttgtaaatcttcaaaacttgtgggaaaacttccgattctactgttggatgatgcatcgatcgatgctatcACTAGCATCAACCGATGCTTATGTCTGAACTTGTCTTccaacttcgtagctcagcctcaatgcttgattgtatgccaaatcctcctatttagctttATTATGCTCCCATctatgctaaatcctataaagactcaaaagactctaaaaataccaaaaacactctataaataagacttatatcatggctaaaaacacctaaaaaccatgatatatcaatggTAATGTACTTCACACATCACTGAATGATGTGAAGAAATTTCTGAAGTCTTTTGATATGGGTTATCAAAAGATTCATGCCTGCATAAATGATTGTTGCCTAATCagaaagaagtacaagaagctGGACAACTGTCCCAAATGTAAGGCTTCAAGATGGAAGAGCAATATGCACACTGGTGAAATCAAGAAGGGTGTCCCACAAAAAGTATTATGGTACTTTCCGATAATTCCTCGTCTGAAGAGGATGTTTAGGTCTAAAGAAATGGCTAAAGATTTAAGGTGGCATTTCAGTAACAAGATCAACGATGGGAAGATACATCATCCAGTAGATTCTGTGACGTGGGATCAAATGAATGATAAATACCCATCATTTGCTTCTGAACCAAGGAACATCCATCTTGGACTGTCCACAAATGGATTTAATCCGTTTATCATGAAGAATACAAGGTATAGCTCTTGGCCGGTCTTGCTGGTGAACTATAATTTGTCTCCTCACCTATGTATGACGAAGGAGAACATCATGCTTACCTTGTTGATTCCAGGTCCACATCAACCGGGAAATATCATTGATGTCTACTTAGAACCTCTTATTGAGGATCTAGTGCATTTGTGGAGCAATGGAGAATTGACATATGATGTTTTTAGTAAAACGACGTTTACACTTAAGGCAATGCTTCTTTGGACTATAAGTGATTTTCCAGCTTACGGGAATCTGGCTGGCTGCAAAGTAAAGGGAAAAATGGGCTGTCCTATATGCGGGCAGAACACAGATAGTTTGTGGTTGAGTCACAGCAGAAAACATGTCTTTATGTGCCATAGAAAATCTCTACCTCCAACACATATGTATCGAGTTAAAAAACATGGTTTGATGGACATGCTGAACATGGGAGAAAGGACAGAATATTAAGTGGCCGTAATATTGCTCAACTCTTGAAAAATTACAGAAATAATTTTGGAAATGGTAGAGAACctggaaagaaaagaaaaaggactgAATGTGTTGGTTCAGTAGCTGACAGTGAGGATGAAGATTTTGAAtccgaggaagaggaagaagaagaaattgactTGGATGAGTTATGAAGATGGAAaaaaagatcaatttttttcaaGCTACCTTATTGGGAGGTATGTTGATTGCTTGAATATAAATTAGTTTCTCGATTcaggtttttattaatttccttAACTGTGTATTTGTATTTGGTTAGGAGCTGCCAGTAAGACACAATTTAGACGTAATGCATGTGGAGAGAAACGTGGCTGCAAGTATTGTCTCGACACTGTTACATTGTGGAAAATCAAAAGATGGTATTAATGCTCGGAAAGATCTTGAAGTTCTAGGCATCAGAAAGGATTTACACCCTAAATCCCAAGGTAAAAGAACGTACCTTGCCCCAACACCTTGGTCTTTGTCAAAGGCAGAGAAGAAAATCTTTTGTCAACGACTATTTGACTTCAAAGGACCGGATGGATATTGTTCTAATATATCGAGAGGTGTAACCTTAGATGATTGCAAGATCACAGGACTCAAATCTCACGATTATCACGTtttaatgcaacaagttctCCCAGTTGCAATTAGAGGTTTATTAACTATAGGTCCTAGGTTGGGTATCACACGATTGTGCACATTCTACCACAATTTGTGTCAGCGTGTGATTGATAGAGAGGAAATTTCAGTAATGGAAGCTGAAGTTGTGGAAACACTCTGCATGTTTGAACGATTTTTCCCTCCAACTTTCTTTGATATTATGGTGCACTTGACGGTACACTTAGGAAGAGAAGCAAGACTAGGAGGGCCAATACATTTTCGTTGGATGTACCCTTTTGAAATGTACTGTTTTCAGATTTATACTTAAATTCATAAAATTGGATGATTATGTGTAGATATTCATAGTTTTCGTTCTGACTAGGtacatgaaaattttgaaagacTATGTAAGAAATCGAGCAAGACCAGAAGATTGTATAGCTGAGTCATACCTTGCAGATGAAAGCATGAAGTTTTGCAGTGAATTTctgaagaagacaacaaaagtaGAAGAGAAGCTTG
It encodes the following:
- the LOC104728351 gene encoding uncharacterized protein LOC104728351; protein product: MAKDLRWHFSNKINDGKIHHPVDSVTWDQMNDKYPSFASEPRNIHLGLSTNGFNPFIMKNTRYSSWPVLLVNYNLSPHLCMTKENIMLTLLIPGPHQPGNIIDVYLEPLIEDLVHLWSNGELTYDVFSKTTFTLKAMLLWTISDFPAYGNLAGCKELPVRHNLDVMHVERNVAASIVSTLLHCGKSKDGINARKDLEVLGIRKDLHPKSQGKRTYLAPTPWSLSKAEKKIFCQRLFDFKGPDGYCSNISRGVTLDDCKITGLKSHDYHVLMQQVLPVAIRGLLTIGPRLGITRLCTFYHNLCQRVIDREEISVMEAEVVETLCMFERFFPPTFFDIMVHLTIFIVFVLTRYMKILKDYVRNRARPEDCIAESYLADESMKFCSEFLKKTTKVEEKLDRNTEYESKSILKGRPISAATSMELTESERQIIHLAVIQNTAVVEPYVE